CTTTTTAGTATGTATGTCTCAAACAGTATATTAGACGGTAAAAGCATGGCAAAAGTTCTCAAAATAAGCATAAATATAAATTAGGCTTATCAGCATAAGTAAAAACCATCTCAAAAATTTCGAGATGGTTTTAAATAATTAAATTATGCTCATTATAGTTTAACTTTATTTGCAAGCTTATTTTCAGCTGCTTGTACTGTGTTGAATAGTAACATTGTAATCGTCATTGGTCCCACACCGCCTGGTACAGGTGTAATATGTGATGCAATGCCATCGATTTCATTAAAGTTTACATCCCCACAAAGCTTGTTATTTTCGTCGCGATTAATACCAACATCAATCACAACAGCGCCTTCCTTTACATGCTCCTTCGTAATAAAGTTGGCACGTCCAACGGCAGCAATTAAAATATCTGCTTGCTTTGTGAATGAAGGTAAATCCGGTGTTTTTGAATGCGTATAAGTAACTGTTGCATCCTTTTGTAGCAAAAGTTGTCCCATCGGTTTACCAACGATATGACTACGACCAACGATGACAGCGTGTTTTCCTGCAATTTCGATTCCTGAATACTCAAGAAGCTTCATCACCCCGAATGGTGTGCATGGTAAAAATGTTTCTTGGCCAAGCATCATTTTCCCAACACTTACTGGTGAGAATCCATCAACGTCTTTATCCACAGCTATTGTGGCAATAACAGTATCCTCATCAATATGCTTTGGAAGTGGTAATTGTACTAAAATACCGTGAATATCTTCACGAGTATTTAAGCGTTCAATTTGTGCTAATAATTCTTCCTGTGTCGTTTCTTCAGGGAGCTTTATTAGCTCTGAAAACATACCCATTTCTTCACATGATTTTTGCTTATTTCTCACATATGTGGCAGAAGCTTGATTGTCCCCTACTAAAACAACCGCTAAGCCTGGCGTCAAACCTTGCTCTTTTAAGCTTACCACACGTTCTGCTATTGATTGACGAATAGCTTGACCAATTTCTTTACCATTAATAATTGCACTTGACATAAAACTTCGTTACTCCTTCCAATTCAACACATTTTATTGTTCTGTAAATTTAGAAAGTACGCCATTGACAAATTTTGACGATCCTTCATCGCCAAATGTTTTGCATAGCTCAATTGCTTCATTCAGTACTACTCTTTTTGGTGTTTCAGGCATGTATAAAAGCTCATATACAGCTAAGCGTAAAACTGTTCTCTCAATTTTGGGCAGACGGGCAAGTGACCACTTTTCAAGATGCTTCTCTAAAGTAGCATCAATTTCCTCCAAATGTTCAGCTGTTCCAGTAACAATCTTTTCATAGAAGACATTCGTTGGCTGACCTTTAATATGCTCCATGGCTTCTTCAATTGTTACGTCAGTATTGTCCAGCTGAAACAAAACTTGCAACGCTTTTTCGCGTGCCTCATGTCGTTTCATGTAAAGCTCTCCTTCTTAAGTGGCATTAAGGTTTATAATAGCATAAATTTGAACGAGAAACACGAATTCCAGCAAGTTTTCAATAA
This genomic stretch from Lysinibacillus pakistanensis harbors:
- the folD gene encoding bifunctional methylenetetrahydrofolate dehydrogenase/methenyltetrahydrofolate cyclohydrolase FolD codes for the protein MSSAIINGKEIGQAIRQSIAERVVSLKEQGLTPGLAVVLVGDNQASATYVRNKQKSCEEMGMFSELIKLPEETTQEELLAQIERLNTREDIHGILVQLPLPKHIDEDTVIATIAVDKDVDGFSPVSVGKMMLGQETFLPCTPFGVMKLLEYSGIEIAGKHAVIVGRSHIVGKPMGQLLLQKDATVTYTHSKTPDLPSFTKQADILIAAVGRANFITKEHVKEGAVVIDVGINRDENNKLCGDVNFNEIDGIASHITPVPGGVGPMTITMLLFNTVQAAENKLANKVKL
- the nusB gene encoding transcription antitermination factor NusB; translation: MKRHEAREKALQVLFQLDNTDVTIEEAMEHIKGQPTNVFYEKIVTGTAEHLEEIDATLEKHLEKWSLARLPKIERTVLRLAVYELLYMPETPKRVVLNEAIELCKTFGDEGSSKFVNGVLSKFTEQ